AGCAGCCGCGCGAGGTCTATCAGTTTTTGCGCGCGCAAGGTTCGGGCTACCTCCAGTTTATCCCCATTGTTGAGCGCAACGCCCCGGCGCACACCGCCGACGGCCTATGGCTGGCGCCGCCCCCGAATCACGATGACGCCGCCAATCTCGACTCACAGGTCACACCATGGAGCGTCCGCCCCGGCGACTACGGCAAATTCCTCACCGGTGTTTTTGATGAATGGATCAAAGCCGATGTCGGTCGGGTTTTCGTCCAGCACTTTGACAGCGCACTCGCAAATTGGCTCGGTCAATCTCCTGGTATCTGCATATTTTCCCCCACTTGCGGTCGCGCCCTCGCCATCGAGCACAACGGCGATGTTTATAGCTGCGACCACTACGTTTACCCACGCTATAGGCTCGGCAACCTCCTCAACGAAGACCTGGCAGCGTTGGTGGACTCCCCTCCTCAGGAAGCCTTCGGGAGCGCCAAGGCCGATCTCCCGCGCTATTGCCGTGAATGCCCCGTGCGTTTTGCTTGTCACGGTGAGTGCCCAAAGCACCGCTTCGTGCGCACACCAGACGGCGAATCCGGTCTCAACTATCTCTGCGCGGCCTACAAGAAATTCTTCACCCACATCACGCCCGCCATGAACACCATGGCCGCACTTATCGGCAACGGCCGGCCTCCCGCCGATATCATGCTACTTCCCCGCTCTCACTGGCTGCCCAACTGACCACCCCACATGGCCCAAGTCGTCCTTCAACAGCTCGTCAAAACCTATTCCCCTGCCGACAAGAATCCTGCCTTCACTGCAGTCAAGGGCATTGATCTTACTATCCGTGACGGCGAATTTATGGTGCTCGTTGGTCCCTCCGGCTGCGGCAAAAGCACCACTCTCCGCATGATCGCCGGGCTCGAAGAAGTCACCGCCGGACAGATCATCATCGGGGATCGGGTCGTAAATGACCTGCACCCCAAGGACCGCGACATTGCGATGGTCTTCCAAAACTACGCTCTCTACCCGCATATGTCTGTCGGTGAAAACATGTCCTTCGGTCTGCGACTTCAAGGCCTGCCCAAGGCCGAGATTGAACACCGTGTCCGTGACGCCGCGCAGTTGCTCGGCCTCGAATCCATGCTCGAACGCAAACCCAAGGCGCTCTCCGGCGGTCAGCGCCAGCGTGTGGCCGTGGGTCGCGCCATCGTGCGCAAGCCCAAGGTATTTCTCTTCGATGAGCCACTCTCGAATCTGGATGCGAAGATGCGCGTGGTCATGCGCACGGAGATCGCCAAGCTCCACGACCGCATCGGGGCGACCATGATCTACGTGACGCATGACCAGGTCGAAGCCATGACCATGGGAGACCGCATCTGTGTGATGCGTGAAGGCGAAATCCAGCAGGTGGCCGACCCGCTAAGCCTCTATAACAAGCCGGCCAACGCCTATGTGGCGGGCTTCATCGGTTCGCCGCCAATGAATCTCCTGCCCGGCCGCCTGCAGACCTTGGGGGACCGGCTGTGCTTCATCGCCCGACAGGACGATGGTGCCGGTCTGGTCATTCCGCTCGGCGGGAGAATTCGCGCCCTTGCCGACGCCCACCCGGGCCGCGAGGTTCTTTTCGGTTTCCGCCCCGAGGACTGCGGCGCAATTCCCGGTCCCGACACCTTTGCGTTCACGGCCATCGTGGAACATGCGGAACCGATGGGGGCAGAGACCTATCTCCACTTCTCAGTCAATACCACCCCGCTTATAGCCCGCCATCGGGCCGACCACACCTATGGGATCGGGCAACTCCAGACCTTGCATCTCGACCTGGGCCGCGCCCATTTGTTCGCCCGCGACACGGGAAAGGTGCTGGCCTGATCGGGATTTCCCGACCGCATGCAAACGCCAGTCGTCCTCGTTCGGCGATACAAACCAGCCAACTTTCCCTGAGAACACCCGCCCCAGAATTAGGCAGCCACCCCAAACACCCATGAAATTGATCCGATTCATCACCTTCTCCGCACTCTTCGTAGCGGTCATGTCGGCAGCTCCTGCACCCACGCCCCTTTTTAATGGTCGGGATCTCACCGACTGGGAGATCTGGCTCGAAAAGGGCGTAGAGCCCACGGAGGCAGCCAAGATTTTCACCGTGGCCGACGGCGTGATCCACGTGTATCCACAAGCGAAGGCGGGGGCGCGCCAACCCTTCGGCGGGTTGGTCACCAAGCAAAGTTATTCCCGCTATGTCTTGCAGCTCGAGTATCGTTGGGGCGAACACAAGTTTGCACCTCGGGCCGAAGCGGTGCGCGACGCCGGCGTGTTGTTTCACCTGCACGAGACCAACGTTATTTGGCCTGCCAGTGTGGAATGCCAGATACAGGAAGGCGACACGGGAGACCTTTGGGCCATCCAGACTCGTGTCACCTCACCCGTGCAAAACGTCATCCGGAATTACAGCGAACGTGGCACGCCGGAAACACGTGGAGGCAAGGATGCACGTTTCGCCCGCTTCCACCGCTCCTATTGCCACGAGCAGCCGGGATGGAACAAGCTGGAGCTGACCGTCGATGGCGCTACCGCCGTTTTTCGTGTTAATGGCTATGTCGTCAACGCGGTCACCTCCATGGAAAGGTGGGACGCCGCTACTCAAACCTACGTTCCGCTGACTTTCGGCCGTATCCTTCTACAGGCTGAAGGAGCGGAGGTTTTCTATCGGAACATCACAATCACCCCTTTGACCCCCTGAGTCGCGCACTTTCCCGGCACTTAGCCGGTCCGGTTCACCGTTTGCACACGGACTGTCGTCCCATCAGTCCATGTGGCACTAACCTGCATCGCGCGGGCATAGACCGGCACACCGGATTCGCGGTTGAGAAGCATGGTGATTAGCATGTCGAGAGCGCATTCACCCGCGATGTCATTGTGCTGCTCCATTCCTGCCCAGTGCATCACTGTGCGATTTCGCTCCAAATGCACCAGTCCAAGGTCTCGCGGAACCCGGTATCCAAGATTCTCTAGCCATCCGAAGGTCTCATTGTGGATGGTAAGGACTACGTCAGGGGTCTCACGCCTCATCCAGCTCTCCAGTGTTTCTAGAAATCTCTCATGTTTGACCGATGCGTCGAGAGGGCGCACACGGTCGGATTGCGGTAAATCTGCCACTCCGGTCATGAAGCCCGCGGTAAACCTTCCATCAACCAAGCGATCGATTGCACCGTCCAAAAATAAGCCAGGGCGACGATACCCCAAGGCACGCACTCGCGCCACTGCTTCAAGCACACATTCGTGATGATCGACCGAGCAAAAAGAAAGGGTCGGTGCGTGTGTCCGGACACCAGCGACGATTGCCGGATATCGGCGCCAGATGGGATCATATTCCCGCGGAAGCCAGTTTTGCTTAAACAAGCCAAACACGATCACGCCGCGAATCCCCCTGGCTTGGAAGATGCCCTCGAGTCTTTCCGCCGTGAGATCGGGATCACGCAGCCAGAATTCGTCGAAGCGATATCCCTGCGCCTCCCCGCGCAGCCTGCACCCTTTTACCCAGGCGGGAATTGTAGCATGACGCTCAAAGGCAAGTCTGTCCTCGTGAGCATTCAGCAGGGCAAGCGTGCGCTTGTAGCGCACCGGCCGGCATCGCTGTATCTCTGATAACAGTTCCGCCATAACCGGATTCTTCACATAGCCGAGCGCTTTGGCCACGCTATGCACCCGGCTTCGGGTGTCCGGGGGGATGCGCTCATCCTCCCGTAGCGCCAGCGAGACTGTGGCTTTGCTGCATTTCGCCTTAGTCGCGATCATTGCCATCGTGATCGCACCATTCGCCGAAAGTTTGGCAACGCTCCTGGTTTTCTTCCGTTTCATTAAACAGTTAAATGCTGAGGGGCTTTTCTTCGGGCGGCAAATCGAAATCCTGCCGGCACCCCATCACCGGTCCGGCCATTCGGGCTGGCCTTTAACCCACGCCATGACCACCCCACACTCCCTCCGAATCCCTGTTGGTTTGCCCAGGAAGGCTTCTCGGCTGACCCGGTTGGCCTCACTCGCCGCACTCCTCACGGTTCCATCCTTCGCTCAACAATCCGCTCCCTCAAGCGGAGTTTCAACCGGATCGCAAGAAACGCTGCGCCTCTCGCCCTTTCAGGTCACGGCCAGCACTGATCTCGGCTACCTTGCCCGCAGCACCCTGGCCGGTTCCCGGCTAAATACGGATCTGCGCGACGTTGCCTCTCAGATCAGCGTCATGACGCCGGAGTTTCTGGCCGACGTCAGCGCCACCACCCTAGATGATGCGATGCGCTACTCCCTCAACTATGAAAACCCTTGGGAGTTCACCAATGCCACCGCCAACAACGGCGATTTCCACCGCGGCATTATTCAGGACAATGCCGCCACCCGCACTCGCAGCCTCTCGGAGTCCGTTTACATGCACGATTTCTTCGTGACCTACATGCCGATGGACACCTACAACACCGAACGCTTTACAGTGGCCAGCGGTCCCAACGCCATCCTGTTCGGTCTCGGCAGCGCTGCTGGCGCCGTGGACAGCACCTACAAGCGGGCCCAACTCGCCAAGGATGCCTACGAATTTTCCCTTCGCGTCGACAACGAGGACTCCTGGCGCACGATTCTCGACGTCAACAAGGTCCTCTGGAAGGACAAGCTTGCCGTGCGCTTCGTCGGCCTGGGCCAGAACCTGCACACCTTCCGCAAGCCCAACAACAACGAGGCAACCCGCTTGTTCACCGCGGTCACGTTCCAGCCGTTCAAGAATACCCGCATCCGCGGCTGGTATGAGGATGCCGAGTTGCTGCGCCAACTGGCCCGCAATGCCATCATTGTTGACCGCGCCACCCCTTGGATCAGCGCCGGCCGTCCCGCCTTCAACAATGCGCCCGGCTTCACTCCTCCTGCAGCCAACAACCTCATTTTCGCCCTCAACGGCAACCAGGGGATGACCTACCTCTTCGGCCAAACCGCGCCCGGCACGATCCCGGTGCAGAATCTCCGCAACACCACCATCCTGACCCGCGGTGTCGAAGCCATCCGTCCATCGCCGGACAACGTGGATGTCACGCTCACGGACCCATCGCTCTTCCCGATCGACGTGAATTACCAGGGCAACGCCACCAACAACGATACCTTCGGTCACATTGCCGGCGCCGCCATTGAACAGACATTTTTTGACAAGCTCTTTGTCGAGGCCGCCTTCAACAAGGAGGTCTATCAGGCCAACTTCTCCGACCTCATCCGTGGCGTCGAAACCGAACTCTACGTCGATGCCAACCAGTTTTTGCCCGGGACCACGACCCCCAATCCCAACTACGGACGATACTTCATCGAGGGCAGCGGCCGCGCCGGCATCTGGTGGGGCGCCCGCGACGACCTGCGCCTGAGCGCCTCCTACGAACTGGACCTCAGCGATCGAACCCCGAGGAAATGGCTTTCCGGCCTGCTCGGCCGCCACCGAATTTCCGGCCTCCTCTCCCGCGAGGATCTGCACGGCGGCACCAACCCCACCCAGACCCTGCAGGGCCATGATGCCTACATCATCAACGACACACCCCTCACGGTCGGTCGGCCGCAGGACAATACAAACCGCACCCGCCAGCTCCGCTTCCGAGCTTACCTGGACGACCCCAAGACTACCGGGGCCGATGGCGTATACCACGCCAATCTGCCCTTTTATGCTTTGGGCAACACCACCCTCCCGGATGGCACCCAGATCGCCACCATTGGCAATCCCTACGGTGCCACCGCCTCCGCCACCCGCAGCCTCACCCGGATCGACAGCAACGTCGTTGCGGTCCAAAGCTATTTTTGGGATGGCCGGATTGTCACCACATTCGGATTCCGAAAGGACAAGCAACGTCGCGCCAACGTGACCACCGCACGCGTGGGCGTGCCCACCCCCACGCCCACCACCGCCTACACCGGACTCTTCCAGCACTTCTGGGAGGTGGATCCGGGTGAAAACTGGAACCCCGCCGACCATGTCGTCGATCATTCCCGTTCCCGCGGTATCGTGTTCCATCCCAAGAAGTGGCTGTCGCTCTTCTACAGCGACGCCGACACCTTCGGGCCTTCGGGCAATTTTCATCAGCCCGACAACTCCGTGATCCCGGGCACGCGCGGCGAAGGCCGTGACTACGGCTTTACTCTCTCCCTCTTTGATGACCGCCTCCATTTCCGCGCCAACAAATACCGTAATACCAATGCGCCCAACTCATCCGCCTTCCGTGACAGCGTGCGCGATTTGTTCATCAACATTGAACGCGTCATCCACGCCCGCTTCCCGGCCGACAAGGACGGGATCTACGATCCCAACCTTCCCCGCGACTACTACAATGTCACCTCCGACCAGGTCGCCGAGGGCTACGAGTTTGAATTGACCGCCAATCCGACTCCCCAGTGGCGCCTCACGCTCAACGCCAGCAAACCCGACTCCGTCGAATCTGGTATCGGGGCGCATTGGCTCGAAGCCCTGGACCGACGCCTCCCCGTGTGGTCCAAGTATGGGAACGAGCTTCTCGAGGGTAGCACCACCCGCACGGTGCGGGACGAATTCCGTGATCGTCTGAACAGCCTAAATACCATGAAGGAGTCGGACGGCACGGCCACGCAGCAACTGCGCACTTGGCGCATGAATCTCGTCACCCGCTACTCGTTCACCGAGGGACTCTTCAAGCGTTTTCACGTTGGCGGAGTCTACAGTTGGAGAGGGAAGAGCGTGCTCGGCTACAAGAACAAGACCATCGCCAACCAGTATCCCTTTCCGGGTATTGATGCTCAGATCGTCGTGCCCGATCTTGCCCAGCCCGTTTACGGCCGCGCCACGACCACGATTGATTTGTTCGCCGGCTACGGCCGTCGTCTCTTCAAGGACCGGGTCGATTGGAGTGTCCAGCTGAACATCCGCAACGCCCTCGACGATAACGATCCGGTCGTCCAGCGCGTACTCTCAGATGGAACGACCCGTTTCTACACTATACCAGAGCCTCGGGCGTTTATTCTAACCAACACATTTAAGTTCTGATTCTGGCAAACTCTCATCCACAGCGAACTGCGGATTGAGATTTTTGGGGTGTGGCGGCTCAATCGCCACTAAAACCAGATAAGCGGGACGGTGCAATTCAGGGCACCGTCCCGCGCTTATTTCCCCGGACTACGTGGTGAAGGAATGCGATGAGCGCACACCCTAGGACCGGCACATAGGGTAATCCGAACCGAGAGATCCCGCCGGCATGCACACCCAAAGGGCGGGATCGCTGCGGCTCAATACTCGCGGGAAGCAATCATCTCTCGGGCGTTTGTCGCGTCGAACAGCAGGTCCTTGTTATAGGCCTTGCGCTCGACCTTTTCTCCGCGCTTCAGGCGCTCAATCGTGTCGTAAACCTTGGGACCGAACATGGGATTGCACTCCACCGTGCAGTTCAGCCTTCCGTCGATGATCGCCTGGATGGCCTCTTTGATGCCGTCGATCGACACCATGATGATGTCCCGGCCCGGCTTGAGGCCGGCCTCCTCAATGGCCAGCGTCGCACCCAGCGCCATGTCGTCGTTGTGTGCATAAACGATGTTGATGGCACGACCGTGCTTCTTCAGCATCGCCTCCATCACCTCCTTGCCGCCGGCGCGCCGGAAGTCGCCGCTCTGCGAGTCTATTATTTTAAGACCAGGATGCTTCGCGATCCCGTCGGCAAAGGCCCGACGACGCTCGTTGGCCGGAGCAGAACCCGGCGTGCCCTGCAATTCAATGATATTGCCCTGACCATTGACTGCCCTGGCCACCCAGTCGGCCGCCATGCGGCCCTCTTCATAAAAATCTGATCCGATGAAACACACATACAGGGACTCATCGGCGGTCTGAATGGAGCGATCCGTGAGGATGACCGGTATTCCTGCTCGCTTCGCCTCTCTCAGGACAGGGTCCCAGCCTGTCTCGACGATCGGCGCGAGGACGATGGCATCAACTCGCTGCGCCACGAAGGACCGGATGGCCCGGATCTGGTTTTCTTGTTTGCCCTGCCCGTCGGCAAACTTGAGCTCAATTCCGCGCTTTTCCGCCTCGGACTTCATCGAGTTCGTATTGGCCGTGCGCCAGGCGCTCTCCGCCCCGGTCTGGGCAAAGCCAACGCGCAATGGTTTACCGGCGGCGGCGACTTGCGCAGCCGCCACGAGACTAATGACCATGAGGAAGAGTCGGTTGATTTGGGGTAACATACTGAAGGCATTCATAGCAGAGGTGGGTTTTGTCCGCCCCAAGAAAGGGAAGACTCGTAAGAAAAGTAGACCTACAATGGGACGATGTCCGCCAAAGTTTATCGTGACGGTCATACACCCCATCGCGTGACCCGGCCAATGGTCCATGATGAATTCCATGGAGATCCATGCGCATCCTTTGCCCCATCCCTCCACTCGGCTGGAACAGCTTCGACAGTTTTGGCGGCTACCTGCACGAGCAGGCTGCCTTCGCCCAGTTGGAGGCATTCGCAGAAAAACTCGCGCCAGCCGGCTACGACACCTTCGTCGTCGATATCGGATGGTATGGCGAATATGCCTTCAAGCCCGGCACCAACTACCCGTCACCAACCACCAAGCACGCCCTCGACATCCATCTCGACCCTCACGGCCTGCCCCTGCCTTCAACGTGCTATTTTCCCAACGGTTTCGGCGGGCTCATTGCGCGAACCCACCAGCTTGGGCTGAAATTCGGTGTGCATCTCATGCGCGGCATCCCGCGCAAGGCCGTCCAACTGCGTCTCCCGATCAAGGGTGCCCCGGCCGGTGTGACCGCCGCAGACATCGCCGACCCCACCTCGACCTGCCCATGGTGCCACTACAACTACGGCGTTAACATGGACAAACCCGGCGCCCAGGAATGGCACGACTCGCTGGTCGCACACCTCGCTGCGTGGGGTGTGGATTTTATCAAGGCCGACGACATCACCGGCTACCCGCTCGAGATTGAGGCATTCGTCAAGGCCATCGCCAAGTGCGGCCGCCCCATCGTGCTCTCCCTCTCGCACGGCGGCGAAGCCGATCCCGCTTTGCTCCCCGTTTATCGCCAGTCCGACCTCGTCCGCATTACCAAGGACATCTGGGACGATCCGGAATCCATCGAACGTTCGTTCAACGCCTGGGAACATTGGGCGCCGCACGCTCGGCCCGGATTCTGGCCCGACCTCGACATGATCCCATTCGGTGACCTGCAGACCATGAGTCCGGAGCCGGCACCCGGGGAACTTCCCGAGGGGAAAAATCCCTCTCTCTGCGGAAAGGGCTTCAAACGCACCTGCCAGTTGACCCCGGACCAGCGCCGCACCTTCATGACCCAGCGCGCCTTGGCGGCCTCGCCCCTCTTCGTCGGAGGCGACCTCACCACGATGGCGGTGGAGGACCTCCGGCTGCTCACCGACCCGCGCCTGCTGGCCTGCAACCAGAACGGCATCGCCGGCACCGTCCGCTACATGCGTGGGGACGTGCAGGTCTGGCATGTCCCGCATCGCTCCAAACTAGGCCATGGCTGGCTCGGGGTGTTCAACCGCAATCCCGCACGTCGCGAGGAGTCGCTCGTCCTCACTGCGGACCGGCTTAATCTTCCGGCTCACACCCGCCTGCACAACATCTGGGCCGGCTCCGACCTCGGCACCTTGGCCGCGCGTCCTCACTTGATGTTGCCTCCGCTCGGTTGCGTATTTCTGGAATACGCCGGGGCTCGTCACGAGTCGGCCGTGGTCTCGCCCGAACACCCCACCGACTGATCGCCATGACCCTGCGTCACTGTCTCTGCTTCTGCCTTATTTTGCTCACGGTTGGCGCGACGGCCACGGCCGCAGAATGGACCCCGGAGCCGGTCCAGGGAACGATGCACCCGCGGCACGAGGCCGCTTTCGTCGCTGTTGGCGGAAAAGCCTACCTGCTCGGTGGGCGGCGCCTCCAACCGGTGGACATCCTCGACCCCGCCACCGGGGTCTGGACGCAAGGCGCCACCCCGCCAGTCGAAGTGCACCACTTTCAGGCAGTCGTCTGGGAAAACAAAATCTGGCTCGTCGGCGCCATGACCGGCCGCTACCCGCAGGAACGCGCCCTCGACCACATCCCGGTTTACGATCCCGCCACCGACTCCTGGTCCCGCGGTCCCAGCCTGCCTGAACACCGCCGCCGCGGCGGTGCCGGAGCCGTCATCCATGAGGGGAAACTCTACGTCGTGTGCGGCATCATCAATGGCCACTGGGATGGCCACGTGGCCTGGCTCGACGAACTCGATCTCTCCACCGGCATCTGGCGGGAACTGCCCGATGCTCCCCGTGCCCGCGATCACTTCCAAGCCGCCATCGTGGGCGATAAACTCTACGCCGCCGGTGGCCGACGCTCGTGGGCCGCGCGCAAGGAGACTTTCAACCACGTCGAGGCCCGCGTGGATGTCTACGACTTCAAGGCCGGTATCTGGGTCACGCTGCCGTCACCCGCCGGAGATCTTCCCGTGCCCCGTGCCGGAACCATG
This DNA window, taken from Oleiharenicola lentus, encodes the following:
- a CDS encoding anaerobic sulfatase maturase — its product is MHAVTNKPGVARRPFHLMTKPIGPICNLDCKYCFYLEKEALYQDPKWRMSPELLEIYIRTYISAQPLDNVSFAWQGGEPTLLGVGFFERVVALQQQYAAGKRIENAFQTNGILLDDQWGAFLKAHNFLVGVSVDGPRHLHDAYRVDKGGQPTFDRVMAGLEVLKRHGVEFNTLTTVHRANAKQPREVYQFLRAQGSGYLQFIPIVERNAPAHTADGLWLAPPPNHDDAANLDSQVTPWSVRPGDYGKFLTGVFDEWIKADVGRVFVQHFDSALANWLGQSPGICIFSPTCGRALAIEHNGDVYSCDHYVYPRYRLGNLLNEDLAALVDSPPQEAFGSAKADLPRYCRECPVRFACHGECPKHRFVRTPDGESGLNYLCAAYKKFFTHITPAMNTMAALIGNGRPPADIMLLPRSHWLPN
- a CDS encoding ABC transporter ATP-binding protein, which gives rise to MAQVVLQQLVKTYSPADKNPAFTAVKGIDLTIRDGEFMVLVGPSGCGKSTTLRMIAGLEEVTAGQIIIGDRVVNDLHPKDRDIAMVFQNYALYPHMSVGENMSFGLRLQGLPKAEIEHRVRDAAQLLGLESMLERKPKALSGGQRQRVAVGRAIVRKPKVFLFDEPLSNLDAKMRVVMRTEIAKLHDRIGATMIYVTHDQVEAMTMGDRICVMREGEIQQVADPLSLYNKPANAYVAGFIGSPPMNLLPGRLQTLGDRLCFIARQDDGAGLVIPLGGRIRALADAHPGREVLFGFRPEDCGAIPGPDTFAFTAIVEHAEPMGAETYLHFSVNTTPLIARHRADHTYGIGQLQTLHLDLGRAHLFARDTGKVLA
- a CDS encoding 3-keto-disaccharide hydrolase, which codes for MKLIRFITFSALFVAVMSAAPAPTPLFNGRDLTDWEIWLEKGVEPTEAAKIFTVADGVIHVYPQAKAGARQPFGGLVTKQSYSRYVLQLEYRWGEHKFAPRAEAVRDAGVLFHLHETNVIWPASVECQIQEGDTGDLWAIQTRVTSPVQNVIRNYSERGTPETRGGKDARFARFHRSYCHEQPGWNKLELTVDGATAVFRVNGYVVNAVTSMERWDAATQTYVPLTFGRILLQAEGAEVFYRNITITPLTP
- a CDS encoding LacI family DNA-binding transcriptional regulator, which gives rise to MKRKKTRSVAKLSANGAITMAMIATKAKCSKATVSLALREDERIPPDTRSRVHSVAKALGYVKNPVMAELLSEIQRCRPVRYKRTLALLNAHEDRLAFERHATIPAWVKGCRLRGEAQGYRFDEFWLRDPDLTAERLEGIFQARGIRGVIVFGLFKQNWLPREYDPIWRRYPAIVAGVRTHAPTLSFCSVDHHECVLEAVARVRALGYRRPGLFLDGAIDRLVDGRFTAGFMTGVADLPQSDRVRPLDASVKHERFLETLESWMRRETPDVVLTIHNETFGWLENLGYRVPRDLGLVHLERNRTVMHWAGMEQHNDIAGECALDMLITMLLNRESGVPVYARAMQVSATWTDGTTVRVQTVNRTG
- a CDS encoding ABC transporter substrate-binding protein; this encodes MVISLVAAAQVAAAGKPLRVGFAQTGAESAWRTANTNSMKSEAEKRGIELKFADGQGKQENQIRAIRSFVAQRVDAIVLAPIVETGWDPVLREAKRAGIPVILTDRSIQTADESLYVCFIGSDFYEEGRMAADWVARAVNGQGNIIELQGTPGSAPANERRRAFADGIAKHPGLKIIDSQSGDFRRAGGKEVMEAMLKKHGRAINIVYAHNDDMALGATLAIEEAGLKPGRDIIMVSIDGIKEAIQAIIDGRLNCTVECNPMFGPKVYDTIERLKRGEKVERKAYNKDLLFDATNAREMIASREY
- a CDS encoding glycoside hydrolase family 27 protein, which produces MRILCPIPPLGWNSFDSFGGYLHEQAAFAQLEAFAEKLAPAGYDTFVVDIGWYGEYAFKPGTNYPSPTTKHALDIHLDPHGLPLPSTCYFPNGFGGLIARTHQLGLKFGVHLMRGIPRKAVQLRLPIKGAPAGVTAADIADPTSTCPWCHYNYGVNMDKPGAQEWHDSLVAHLAAWGVDFIKADDITGYPLEIEAFVKAIAKCGRPIVLSLSHGGEADPALLPVYRQSDLVRITKDIWDDPESIERSFNAWEHWAPHARPGFWPDLDMIPFGDLQTMSPEPAPGELPEGKNPSLCGKGFKRTCQLTPDQRRTFMTQRALAASPLFVGGDLTTMAVEDLRLLTDPRLLACNQNGIAGTVRYMRGDVQVWHVPHRSKLGHGWLGVFNRNPARREESLVLTADRLNLPAHTRLHNIWAGSDLGTLAARPHLMLPPLGCVFLEYAGARHESAVVSPEHPTD
- a CDS encoding Kelch repeat-containing protein, coding for MTLRHCLCFCLILLTVGATATAAEWTPEPVQGTMHPRHEAAFVAVGGKAYLLGGRRLQPVDILDPATGVWTQGATPPVEVHHFQAVVWENKIWLVGAMTGRYPQERALDHIPVYDPATDSWSRGPSLPEHRRRGGAGAVIHEGKLYVVCGIINGHWDGHVAWLDELDLSTGIWRELPDAPRARDHFQAAIVGDKLYAAGGRRSWAARKETFNHVEARVDVYDFKAGIWVTLPSPAGDLPVPRAGTMSIAVGRHLIVAGGESLAQSTAHADNHALDTVTGTWVAWPPFARGRHGSGVIRLGKGLCVASGSGNRGGSPELDSVEMLDLTDLFPIRP